Proteins found in one Misgurnus anguillicaudatus chromosome 3, ASM2758022v2, whole genome shotgun sequence genomic segment:
- the LOC141349274 gene encoding uncharacterized protein has product MVRTLNELSQLKDNRFGQPDPRHGLRLLWWFANECVSIDSYGRMIAQCNPATGEFGFHRFYNRIEDDEDRLLPNNFTLPYYEVGNLNDSGSLPSYVTVNHNRNRADSNKDRIIVRYNSGLSSFDRIYVTQHADHVNFDQNHTYRISQGLIRTIGSMALGEFLRQTRNQILLQSYQRAQSANQPDNRPDVSICLCIFLLICVAIAFLLSLSANFKR; this is encoded by the coding sequence ATGGTGAGAACACTGAATGAATTGTCTCAGCTGAAAGATAACAGGTTTGGTCAACCAGATCCCAGACATGGTCTCAGACTGCTGTGGTGGTTTGCCAATGAATGTGTTTCCATTGACAGCTATGGCAGAATGATTGCACAGTGCAACCCAGCAACTGGAGAATTTGGTTTCCATCGATTCTATAACAGAATTGAAGATGATGAAGATAGACTTCTTCCCAACAACTTTACCCTACCATACTATGAAGTGGGAAACCTGAATGATTCTGGCTCTCTACCTTCTTACGTTACTGTGAATCACAATAGAAACCGTGCTGACAGCAACAAAGATCGCATTATTGTTCGCTACAACTCAGGTCTGAGCAGCTTCGACAGGATTTATGTTACTCAGCACGCAGATCATGTGAATTTTGATCAGAATCACACTTATCGAATCAGCCAAGGTCTAATAAGGACCATTGGAAGCATGGCTTTGGGAGAATTCCTGAGACAAACAAGGAATCAAATCTTACTTCAATCCTACCAAAGGGCTCAATCTGCAAATCAGCCCGACAACAGGCCTGATGTTTCAATCTGCTTGTGCATTTTCTTGTTGATTTGTGTTGCTATTGCATTTCTTCTTTCTTTGTCTgctaattttaaaagataa
- the LOC141358808 gene encoding uncharacterized protein, giving the protein MAPPANSDVNKNSCRLFPQTVQSDIQLTKTRIARNMVRTLNELLHLKETNFGQPYPRHGLSLLWWFAHDCVHRISQNGRMMAQYDPEDECFGFHEFHNDEGLLPDTDLVYYEVGNLSNHHYHPDSLPHDVCKNYDPDVPDSNTDRIIVSIDSSGEAWFDEVYVTEHSDEDGFNEMSTYRISQGLIQIIKNMERSEFISQMI; this is encoded by the exons ATGGCTCCGCCCGCTAACAGTGATGTGAATAAAAACAGTTGCAGACTTTTTCCCCAAACAGTGCAGTCAGATATCCAGCTCACAAAGACAAG AATAGCCAGAAACATGGTGAGAACACTGAATGAATTACTACATCTGAAAGAAACCAACTTTGGTCAGCCGTATCCCAGGCATGGTCTCAGTCTGCTGTGGTGGTTTGCACATGATTGTGTCCACAGGATCAGTCAAAATGGAAGAATGATGGCACAATACGATCCTGAAGATGAATGTTTTGGCTTCCATGAGTTTCATAATGATGAAGGTCTTCTTCCAGACACTGATCTTGTATACTATGAGGTGGGCAACCTGAGCAACCATCACTACCATCCGGACTCACTGCCTCATGACGTCTGTAAGAATTACGATCCTGATGTGCCTGATAGCAATACAGATCGCATCATTGTTTCCATCGATTCATCCGGTGAAGCCTGGTTTGATGAGGTTTATGTGACAGAGCATTCAGATGAAGATGGGTTCAATGAGATGTCCACCTATCGCATCAGTCAAGGTCTTATAcagatcattaaaaacatgGAAAGGTCAGAATTCATCAGTCAAATGATATAG
- the LOC129444048 gene encoding uncharacterized protein — protein sequence MVTTLEDLSDLRNTRFGQPYPRHGLSLLWWFADDCVDRISNRGRMMARYDPEDGYFGFHEFHNAEDLLPDTDLTYYEVGNLSNHHHHLGSLPHDVCKNYDSDVPDSNTDRIIVSIDSAQNGDIWFDEVYVTEHSDEDDFNEMCTYHISQDLIELIRDLEWRDFIRQVVIKPRRRRRR from the coding sequence ATGGTGACGACACTGGAAGACTTGTCTGATCTGAGAAACACCAGGTTTGGTCAGCCGTATCCCAGGCATGGTCTCAGTCTGCTGTGGTGGTTTGCAGATGATTGCGTCGACAGGATCAGCAATAGAGGAAGAATGATGGCACGATACGACCCTGAAGATGGATATTTTGGCTTCCATGAGTTTCATAATGCTGAAGATCTTCTTCCAGACACTGATCTAACATACTATGAGGTGGGCAACCTGAGCAACCATCACCACCATCTGGGCTCACTGCCTCATGACGTCTGTAAGAATTACGATTCTGATGTACCTGATAGCAATACAGATCGCATCATTGTTTCCATCGATTCAGCCCAGAATGGTGATATATGGTTTGATGAAGTTTATGTGACAGAGCATTCAGATGAAGATGACTTCAATGAGATGTGCACCTATCACATCAGTCAAGATCTCATAGAACTTATTAGAGACTTGGAATGGAGAGATTTCATCAGACAAGTTGTAATCAAACCGCGTCGTCGTCGACGAAGATAG
- the LOC129444047 gene encoding tripartite motif-containing protein 16-like, with protein sequence MAELRVSVELDQFKCPICLELLTNPVSINCGHSFCKSCIQRKWDGDANTGVYSCPLCRQKFSSRPVFGQNVMLADMVDRMRKMSSNSASRQPAEPDDEQCYACIEKKYKAIKTCLVCLASYCEVHIKLHNELNPGNRHRVINVIGKLEDKICKNHRKLKDAYCCEDQRSVCVDCVSWKHNGHHITSIWEARHKQQEQLNNIQMKVNQRIQETENTLKTLQKAKYDFKKSSQALEKDNEKTCEELISYIRRQQFVIRNMIKEKEQKEIQRSDSIQKQLQMELVVYKNRADELKQLSCTEDHIYFLQRMSQLCAAFEFLALPNITVNASIFEDMKKSVSNMKTQVAQLCKHDIKISITDIQLIQTSAPVIRKDFQRYFQPLTLDPKTVHKNLTLSDNNSKLTWTDGDNNYTFMPERFSYLAQALCMQGLSKCSYWEVEWGGPQVYIAVAYKGVFRQGCGSQLGLGHNEKSWSLCCSPSRSYVCHNYKETDVHVKVFQRIGVYLDYAAGTLSFYNVSDTTMYLIHQIKAKFSEELYPGFWVFDGSYVRLCHFSENVAHWSIVKGIKDKSQVKCTVLSQFYLWHDYQLYH encoded by the exons ATGGCTGAATTGAGGGTTTCTGTTGAGCTGGATCAGTTTAAATGTCCAATCTGCTTGGAGCTTCTGACCAATCCTGTGTCTATAAACTGTGgacacagtttttgcaagagctgTATCCAGCGCAAATGGGATGGAGATGCGAACACAGGAGTATACAGCTGTCCCTTATGCAGGCAGAAGTTCTCTTCAAGACCAGTGTTTGGACAAAATGTCATGCTTGCTGATATGGTAGACAGAATGAGGAAGATGAGCTCTAACTCAGCTAGTAGACAACCGGCTGAACCTGATGATGAACAGTGTTATGCctgcattgaaaaaaaatacaaagctATTAAGACCTGCCTGGTGTGCCTCGCGTCTTACTGTGAAGTGCACATTAAACTTCACAATGAATTGAACCCAGGAAATAGGCACAGGGTGATCAATGTCATAGGTAAGCTTGAAGACAAAATCTGCAAAAATCACCGCAAACTCAAAGATGCTTATTGCTGCGAAGATCAGAGAAGTGTGTGTGTAGATTGTGTAAGTTGGAAACACAATGGACACCATATTACCTCGATTTGGGAAGCAAGACATAAACAGCAA GAGcagctaaataatatacaaatgaaAGTTAACCAGAGAATCCAGGAAACAGAAAACACACTGAAGACACTCCAAAAGGCTAAATATGACTTTAAG AAGTCATCACAGGCTCTGGAGAAAGACAATGAGAAAACCTGTGAAGAACTGATCAGCTACATTAGGAGACAACAATTTGTGATCAGAAATATGATTAAAGAAAAAGAGCAGAAAGAAATACAGAGATCAGACAGCATTCAGAAGCAACTTCAGATGGAGCTTGTTGTGTATAAAAACAGAGCAGATGAACTGAAGCAGCTTTCGTGCACTGAGGACCACATCTACTTCCTCCAG AGAATGTCTCAACTTTGTGCAGCATTCGAGTTTCTGGCTCTACCAAATATCACAGTCAATGCATCTATCTTTGAAGATATGAAAAAATCTGTGTCTAACATGAAAACTCAAGTAGCACAGCTGTGCAAGCATGATATAAAGATATCCATAACAG ACATCCAGCTAATTCAGACTTCAGCTCCAGTAATAAGAAAAGATTTTCAAAGAT ATTTCCAACCTCTGACATTGGACCCCAAAACTGTTCATAAAAATCTCACCCTGAGTGATAATAACAGCAAGCTGACATGGACAGATGGTGACAACAACTACACATTTATGCCAGAGAGATTTTCATACTTAGCTCAGGCTCTTTGCATGCAGGGTTTGAGTAAATGCAGCTATTGGGAAGTTGAATGGGGAGGTCCACAGGTCTACATAGCAGTCGCATATAAAGGGGTTTTCAGACAAGGATGTGGCAGCCAATTGGGTCTTGGACATAATGAAAAGTCATGGAGTTTGTGCTGTAGCCCTTCCAGGAGCTACGTCTGTCATAACTATAAAGAAACTGATGTTCATGTAAAAGTCTTCCAAAGAATTGGAGTTTATCTGGATTATGCAGCAGGAACTCTGTCCTTCTACAACGTGTCTGATACCACAATGTACCTCATCCACCAAATCAAGGCCAAGTTTTCTGAGGAACTGTACCCTGGTTTTTGGGTGTTTGATGGTTCATATGTTAGACTGTGTCATTTTAGTGAGAACGTGGCTCATTGGAGCATTGTAAAAGGCATTAAAGATAAAAGTCAAGTGAAATGCACAGTACTTTCTCAGTTTTACTTGTGGCATGATTACCAATTATATCATTAG
- the LOC129444049 gene encoding uncharacterized protein: MVRTLNELSQLKDNRFGQPDPRHGLRLLWWFANECNSIDNYGRMTAQCNPATGEFGFRRFYNRIEDDEDRLLPNNVTLPYYEVGNLNDSGSLPPYVTVNHNRNHADSNKDRIIVCYNSDLRRFDRIYVTQHADQVNFDQNHTYRISQGLIRTIGSMALGEFLRQTKNAGPPELNFQPQSHLQAQYAYQPMETRSFVQPTSYQYQSYNRPDDSASLYIFLLICVVIGCLLLLFLAANFKR; the protein is encoded by the coding sequence ATGGTGAGAACACTGAATGAATTGTCTCAGCTGAAAGATAACAGGTTTGGTCAACCAGATCCCAGACATGGTCTCAGACTGCTGTGGTGGTTTGCCAATGAATGTAATTCCATTGACAACTATGGCAGAATGACTGCACAGTGCAACCCAGCAACTGGAGAATTTGGTTTCCGTCGATTCTATAACAGAATTGAAGATGATGAAGATAGACTTCTTCCCAACAACGTTACCCTTCCATACTATGAAGTGGGAAACCTGAATGACTCTGGCTCGCTACCTCCTTACGTTACTGTGAATCACAATAGAAACCATGCTGACAGCAACAAAGATCGCATTATTGTTTGCTACAACTCAGATCTACGCAGATTTGACAGGATTTATGTAACTCAGCACGCAGATCAGGTGAATTTTGATCAGAATCACACTTATCGAATCAGCCAAGGTCTCATAAGGACCATTGGAAGCATGGCTTTGGGAGAATTCCTGAGACAAACAAAGAATGCCGGTCCACCAGAATTGAATTTCCAACCTCAATCCCATCTACAGGCTCAATATGCATATCAGCCAATGGAAACAAGATCTTTCGTACAGCCGACATCATACCAGTACCAGTCCTACAACAGGCCTGATGATTCAGCATCCTTGTACATTTTCTTGTTGATTTGTGTTGTAATTGGATGTCTATTGCTTCTTTTTTTGGCTgctaattttaaaagataa